In the genome of Pseudomonas sp. HS6, one region contains:
- a CDS encoding peptidylprolyl isomerase, producing the protein MTQVKLTTNHGDIVIELNAEKAPITVANFIEYVKAGHYENTVFHRVIGNFMIQGGGFEPGMKEKKDKRPSIQNEADNGLSNDKYTIAMARTMEPHSASAQFFINVADNSFLNHSGKNVQGWGYAVFGKVTAGTDVVDSIKKVSTGSKAGHQDVPSDDVIIEKAEIIEA; encoded by the coding sequence ATGACTCAAGTCAAACTGACCACCAACCACGGTGACATCGTCATCGAACTGAACGCTGAAAAAGCCCCGATCACCGTGGCCAACTTCATCGAGTACGTCAAAGCCGGTCACTACGAAAACACCGTTTTCCACCGTGTCATCGGTAACTTCATGATCCAGGGCGGCGGTTTCGAGCCAGGCATGAAAGAAAAGAAAGACAAGCGTCCAAGCATCCAGAACGAAGCCGACAACGGTCTTTCCAACGACAAGTACACCATCGCCATGGCGCGCACCATGGAGCCGCATTCGGCTTCCGCGCAGTTCTTCATCAACGTGGCCGACAACAGCTTCCTGAACCACAGCGGCAAGAATGTTCAAGGCTGGGGCTACGCGGTATTCGGTAAAGTGACCGCCGGTACTGACGTTGTCGACAGCATCAAGAAAGTCTCGACCGGCTCCAAGGCTGGCCACCAGGACGTACCAAGCGACGACGTGATCATCGAGAAAGCCGAGATCATCGAAGCGTGA
- a CDS encoding DHA2 family efflux MFS transporter permease subunit, with translation MSNNASFSPPSLLLSTIGLSLATFMQVLDTTIANVALPTISGNLGVSSEQGTWVITSFAVSNAIALPLTGWLSRRFGEVKLFLWATILFVLASFLCGISTSMPELIGFRVLQGLVAGPLYPMTQTLLIAVYPPARRGMALALLAMVTVVAPIAGPILGGWITDSYSWPWIFFINVPIGVFAVMVVRSQLAKRPVVTSRQPMDYVGLITLIIGVGALQVILDKGNDLDWFESNFIIIGAAISVIALAVFVIWEMTDQHPVVNLRLFAYRNFRIGTLVLVLGYAGFFGINLILPQWLQTQMGYTATWAGLAVAPIGILPVVLSPFVGKYAHKFDLRLLAGLAFLAIGLSCFMRAGFTNEVDFQHIALVQLFMGIGVALFFMPTLSILMSDLPPSQIADGAGLATFLRTLGGSFAASLTTWIWIRRADQHHAYMSESISTYEPATREALNNLGGAGNPAYAQLDHVLTSQAYMLSTVDYFTLLGWGFMGLILIVWLAKPPFAAKAGPAASGH, from the coding sequence ATGAGCAATAACGCCTCTTTTTCGCCGCCCAGCCTGTTGCTCAGCACCATCGGCCTGTCGCTGGCGACCTTCATGCAAGTGCTCGACACCACCATCGCCAACGTGGCGCTGCCGACCATCTCCGGCAACCTCGGCGTGAGTTCGGAGCAGGGCACCTGGGTCATCACCTCGTTCGCCGTGAGCAACGCCATCGCGCTGCCGCTCACCGGCTGGCTGAGCCGGCGTTTCGGCGAGGTGAAGCTGTTCCTCTGGGCCACCATCCTGTTCGTGCTGGCCTCGTTCCTCTGCGGTATTTCCACGTCGATGCCCGAACTGATCGGCTTCCGTGTCCTGCAGGGCTTGGTGGCCGGACCGTTGTACCCGATGACCCAGACGCTGCTGATCGCGGTCTATCCGCCGGCGAGGCGAGGCATGGCCCTGGCGTTACTGGCGATGGTCACGGTGGTGGCACCGATTGCCGGGCCGATTCTCGGCGGCTGGATCACCGACAGTTATAGCTGGCCGTGGATCTTCTTCATCAACGTGCCGATTGGCGTGTTCGCGGTGATGGTGGTGCGTTCGCAACTGGCGAAACGGCCGGTGGTCACCAGCCGTCAACCGATGGACTACGTCGGGCTGATCACGCTGATCATCGGTGTGGGTGCCTTGCAGGTGATCCTCGACAAGGGCAATGACCTGGACTGGTTCGAATCAAACTTCATCATCATCGGCGCGGCCATTTCGGTGATTGCGCTGGCGGTGTTCGTGATCTGGGAGATGACCGACCAGCATCCGGTGGTCAATCTGCGCTTGTTTGCGTACCGCAACTTCCGCATTGGCACGCTGGTGCTGGTGCTGGGTTACGCCGGTTTCTTCGGCATCAACCTGATCCTGCCGCAATGGTTGCAGACCCAGATGGGCTACACCGCGACCTGGGCTGGGTTGGCGGTCGCGCCAATCGGGATTTTGCCGGTGGTGTTGTCACCGTTTGTCGGCAAGTACGCGCACAAGTTCGACCTGCGCCTGCTGGCCGGGCTGGCGTTCCTGGCGATCGGCCTGAGCTGCTTCATGCGTGCCGGGTTCACCAACGAAGTGGACTTCCAGCACATCGCTCTGGTGCAGCTGTTCATGGGCATTGGCGTGGCGTTGTTCTTCATGCCGACCCTGAGCATCCTGATGTCGGACCTGCCGCCGAGCCAGATTGCTGACGGCGCCGGTCTGGCGACGTTCCTGCGGACATTGGGCGGCAGCTTTGCGGCGTCGCTGACCACGTGGATCTGGATTCGCCGGGCGGATCAGCATCATGCCTACATGAGTGAAAGCATCAGCACTTATGAGCCGGCGACCCGGGAAGCGCTGAACAATCTGGGTGGGGCGGGTAATCCGGCGTATGCGCAGCTTGATCATGTGCTGACGAGTCAGGCGTACATGCTCTCCACCGTGGATTACTTCACGCTGCTGGGGTGGGGGTTTATGGGGTTGATATTGATTGTTTGGCTGGCTAAGCCGCCGTTTGCTGCTAAAGCAGGGCCGGCCGCGTCCGGGCACTAA
- a CDS encoding MarR family winged helix-turn-helix transcriptional regulator, with product MKHFTPGEFKHCHLGLLLGRAALLKDKIIDTHMEPHGITAAQFKVLIIMAQYGVDTPAELCRHLSLDSGSMTRMLDRLEQKGFLIRQRSEGDRRQVQLKLTEQGQQLADRLPHIGADAMNELAGAVTPDELKTLEYILKKILLAAGDPITIQRLGEHNER from the coding sequence ATGAAGCATTTCACCCCCGGCGAATTCAAGCATTGCCATCTCGGCCTGTTGCTCGGCCGAGCCGCGTTGCTCAAGGACAAGATCATCGACACCCACATGGAGCCCCACGGCATCACTGCCGCGCAGTTCAAGGTGTTGATCATCATGGCCCAGTACGGCGTCGATACCCCGGCGGAACTGTGCCGGCACCTGTCGCTGGACAGCGGTTCGATGACCCGCATGCTCGACCGTCTGGAGCAGAAAGGTTTTCTGATTCGTCAGCGCAGCGAAGGCGATCGCCGTCAGGTGCAACTGAAGCTCACTGAACAAGGCCAGCAACTGGCCGATCGCCTGCCGCACATCGGTGCCGACGCCATGAACGAACTGGCCGGCGCCGTCACCCCGGACGAGTTGAAAACCCTGGAATACATCCTCAAGAAAATTTTGCTGGCAGCCGGTGACCCGATCACTATCCAGCGGTTAGGTGAACACAATGAGCGGTAA
- the lpxH gene encoding UDP-2,3-diacylglucosamine diphosphatase: protein MILLISDLHLEEERPDITRAFLDLLAGRARSASALYILGDFFEAWIGDDAMTPFQRSICQALRELSDSGTAIFLMHGNRDFLLGKAFCKEAGCTLLKDPSVVQFYGEPVLLMHGDSLCTRDEAYMKLRRYLRNPLSLFILRNLPLRNRHKLARKLRSESRAQTRMKANDIVDVTPEEIPRIMQEYGVKTLIHGHTHRPAIHKLQIGDQAAKRIVLGDWDRQGWALQVDENGFGLAPFDFAPPLGLPHG, encoded by the coding sequence GTGATATTGCTGATTTCAGACTTGCATCTGGAAGAGGAGCGCCCGGACATTACCCGGGCGTTTCTGGATTTGCTCGCCGGACGCGCCCGCTCGGCGAGTGCGTTGTACATTCTGGGCGACTTTTTCGAGGCGTGGATTGGCGACGATGCCATGACACCCTTCCAGCGTTCCATTTGCCAGGCCCTGCGCGAACTCAGCGACAGCGGCACGGCCATTTTTCTGATGCACGGCAATCGCGACTTTCTGCTCGGCAAGGCCTTCTGCAAAGAGGCCGGCTGTACGCTGTTGAAGGACCCGAGTGTCGTGCAGTTCTACGGCGAACCGGTCTTGCTGATGCATGGCGACAGCCTGTGCACCCGCGACGAAGCCTACATGAAGCTGCGCCGTTACCTTCGCAACCCGCTGAGCCTGTTCATTCTGCGCAACCTGCCCTTGCGCAACCGGCACAAACTGGCGCGCAAGCTGCGCAGTGAGAGCCGGGCGCAAACGCGGATGAAGGCCAACGACATCGTCGATGTCACGCCGGAGGAAATTCCGCGGATCATGCAGGAATACGGGGTGAAAACCCTGATTCACGGGCACACCCATCGTCCGGCGATCCACAAGTTGCAGATCGGCGATCAGGCGGCAAAACGGATTGTGCTGGGGGATTGGGATCGTCAGGGTTGGGCGTTGCAGGTGGATGAGAACGGGTTTGGGTTGGCGCCGTTTGACTTCGCGCCGCCGCTGGGATTGCCGCACGGCTGA
- a CDS encoding glutamine--tRNA ligase/YqeY domain fusion protein, protein MSKPTVDPTSNAKSGPAVPVNFLRPIIQADLDSGKHTQIVTRFPPEPNGYLHIGHAKSICVNFGLAQEFGGVTHLRFDDTNPAKEDQEYIDAIESDVKWLGFEWSGEVRYASQYFDQLHDWAVELIKAGKAYVDDLTPEQAKEYRGSLTEPGKNSPFRDRSVEENLDWFARMRAGEFPDGARVLRAKIDMASPNMNLRDPIMYRIRHAHHHQTGDKWCIYPNYDFTHGQSDAIEGITHSICTLEFESHRPLYEWFLDALPVPAHPRQYEFSRLNLNYTITSKRKLKQLVDEKHVNGWDDPRMSTLSGFRRRGYTPASIRSFCDMIGTNRSDGVVDFGMLEFSIRQDLDANAPRAMCVLRPLKVVITNYPEDQVDNLELPRHPQKEELGVRKLPFAREIYIDRDDFMEEPPKGYKRLEPNGEVRLRGSYVIRADEAIKDADGNIVELRCSYDPDTLGKNPEGRKVKGVIHWVPAAASIECEVRLYDRLFRSPNPEKAEDSASFLDNINPDSLQVLTGCRAEPSLGNAQPEDRFQFEREGYFVADIKDSKPGQPVFNRTVTLRDSWGQ, encoded by the coding sequence ATGAGCAAGCCCACTGTCGACCCTACCTCGAATGCCAAGTCCGGCCCTGCCGTGCCGGTCAACTTCCTGCGGCCGATCATCCAGGCAGACCTGGACTCGGGCAAGCACACGCAGATCGTCACCCGTTTCCCGCCTGAGCCCAACGGCTACCTGCACATCGGCCACGCCAAGTCGATCTGCGTGAACTTCGGCCTGGCCCAGGAGTTCGGCGGCGTCACGCACCTGCGTTTCGACGACACCAACCCGGCCAAGGAAGACCAGGAATACATCGACGCGATCGAAAGCGACGTCAAATGGCTGGGCTTCGAATGGTCCGGCGAAGTGCGCTACGCCTCGCAATACTTCGACCAGTTGCACGACTGGGCCGTCGAACTGATCAAGGCCGGCAAGGCCTACGTCGACGACCTGACGCCCGAGCAAGCCAAGGAATACCGCGGCAGCCTGACCGAGCCGGGCAAGAACAGCCCGTTCCGCGACCGTTCGGTGGAAGAGAACCTGGACTGGTTCGCCCGCATGCGCGCCGGTGAGTTCCCGGACGGTGCCCGCGTGCTGCGCGCCAAGATCGACATGGCCTCGCCGAACATGAACCTGCGCGACCCGATCATGTACCGCATCCGCCACGCTCATCACCATCAGACCGGTGACAAGTGGTGCATCTACCCGAACTACGACTTCACCCACGGTCAGTCGGATGCCATCGAAGGCATCACCCACTCGATCTGCACCCTGGAGTTCGAAAGCCACCGTCCGCTGTACGAGTGGTTCCTCGACGCACTGCCAGTGCCGGCGCACCCGCGTCAGTACGAGTTCAGCCGTCTGAACCTCAACTACACCATCACCAGCAAGCGCAAGCTCAAGCAACTGGTCGATGAAAAGCACGTCAATGGCTGGGACGATCCGCGCATGTCCACGCTGTCGGGCTTCCGCCGCCGTGGCTACACCCCGGCGTCGATCCGCAGCTTCTGCGACATGATCGGCACCAACCGTTCCGACGGTGTGGTCGACTTCGGCATGCTCGAATTCAGCATCCGTCAGGACCTGGACGCGAACGCCCCGCGCGCCATGTGCGTGCTGCGTCCGTTGAAAGTCGTGATCACCAACTATCCGGAAGACCAGGTCGACAACCTCGAACTGCCACGTCATCCGCAGAAAGAAGAACTCGGCGTGCGCAAGCTGCCGTTCGCCCGTGAAATCTACATCGACCGCGATGACTTCATGGAAGAGCCGCCAAAAGGCTACAAGCGCCTGGAGCCGAACGGCGAAGTACGTCTGCGCGGCAGCTACGTGATCCGTGCCGACGAAGCGATCAAGGACGCCGACGGCAACATCGTCGAACTGCGTTGCTCGTACGATCCGGACACCCTGGGCAAGAACCCTGAAGGCCGCAAGGTCAAAGGCGTGATCCACTGGGTGCCGGCCGCTGCCAGCATCGAGTGCGAAGTGCGTCTGTACGATCGCCTGTTCCGTTCTCCGAACCCGGAGAAGGCCGAGGACAGCGCGAGTTTCCTGGACAACATCAACCCTGACTCACTGCAAGTGCTGACCGGTTGTCGTGCCGAGCCTTCGCTGGGCAACGCACAGCCGGAAGACCGTTTCCAGTTCGAGCGCGAAGGCTACTTCGTCGCGGATATCAAGGACTCGAAACCAGGTCAGCCGGTATTCAACCGTACCGTGACCCTGCGTGATTCGTGGGGCCAGTGA
- a CDS encoding efflux transporter outer membrane subunit: MSGKTLRSSLTLVLSAMILAGCANYSGLDTQGASLDAKTLKTGQSLNGVTLSQAAWPKSDWWTSLGDPQLDGLIREALHDSPDMQIADARAHQASAAAYAADAERYPTLDASAGITRSRLAKDQDPRGQGDAYATTRNISAGFNYNFDLWGGQRDAWEAALGQARAAEVDRQAAQLTLAADVARAYSDLGQAHIVYDLASEDLKRTKQMLDLSQRRLSSGIDSQYQFQQTQSLEASSEASLIDAEKRLNSAKIALAVLLGKGPDRGNEIARPKVLQASAVALPSVLPAELLGRRPDLVAARWRVEAASKDIDSAKTRFYPNLNLTASAGAESLLGDAMFGSASRFFNIAPTISLPIFDGGRLRANLDARDADYDLAVAQYNKSLVKALGDVSDTINQLRDIGRQIGAQQHATDIAQDSYNTVVQRYGSGIGNYLDVLSIEQQLLQAQRQLANLNAEQIDLSIQLMQALGGGFQGQTLTAANASPANTHN, translated from the coding sequence ATGAGCGGTAAAACCTTGCGCAGCAGCCTGACACTGGTGCTGTCGGCGATGATCCTCGCCGGTTGCGCCAACTACAGTGGCCTCGATACCCAAGGCGCCAGCCTCGACGCGAAAACCCTGAAGACCGGGCAATCGCTCAATGGCGTTACCCTGTCCCAGGCCGCCTGGCCGAAGAGTGACTGGTGGACCAGCCTCGGCGATCCGCAGCTCGACGGTCTGATCCGCGAAGCCCTGCACGACAGCCCGGACATGCAGATCGCCGACGCCCGCGCCCATCAGGCGAGCGCCGCTGCGTATGCCGCCGATGCCGAGCGCTACCCGACCCTCGACGCCAGCGCCGGCATTACGCGCTCGCGTCTGGCCAAGGATCAGGACCCGCGAGGGCAGGGCGATGCCTACGCCACTACGCGCAACATCAGCGCCGGCTTCAATTACAACTTCGATCTCTGGGGCGGTCAGCGTGACGCCTGGGAAGCCGCACTCGGCCAGGCCCGCGCGGCTGAAGTCGACCGTCAGGCCGCGCAATTGACCCTCGCCGCCGACGTGGCCCGGGCCTACAGCGATCTGGGTCAGGCGCACATCGTCTATGACCTGGCCAGCGAAGACCTCAAACGTACTAAACAAATGCTTGATCTGAGCCAGCGTCGCCTGAGTTCCGGGATCGACAGCCAGTATCAGTTCCAGCAGACCCAAAGTCTGGAGGCCAGCTCTGAAGCCAGCCTGATCGACGCCGAAAAGCGCCTGAACAGCGCGAAAATTGCTCTGGCTGTATTGCTCGGCAAAGGTCCGGATCGCGGCAATGAAATCGCCCGGCCGAAAGTCCTGCAAGCCAGCGCCGTAGCGTTGCCATCCGTGCTGCCGGCGGAACTGCTGGGCCGTCGCCCGGATCTGGTCGCCGCACGCTGGCGTGTCGAGGCCGCGAGCAAGGACATCGACTCGGCCAAGACCCGCTTCTATCCCAACCTGAACCTTACGGCGTCCGCCGGTGCCGAATCGTTATTGGGTGACGCGATGTTCGGGTCCGCCAGTCGTTTCTTCAACATCGCCCCGACCATTTCGCTGCCGATCTTCGACGGTGGCCGCCTGCGCGCCAACCTCGATGCCCGCGACGCCGATTACGACCTTGCGGTGGCGCAGTACAACAAAAGCCTGGTGAAAGCCTTGGGCGATGTCAGCGACACAATCAACCAGTTGCGTGACATCGGCCGGCAGATCGGCGCCCAGCAGCACGCGACCGACATTGCCCAGGATTCTTACAACACTGTGGTCCAGCGTTACGGTTCCGGAATCGGCAACTACCTGGACGTGCTCAGCATCGAGCAGCAATTGCTGCAGGCCCAGCGTCAGCTGGCCAACCTGAATGCCGAGCAGATCGACCTGTCGATTCAACTGATGCAAGCGCTGGGTGGTGGCTTTCAGGGGCAGACCCTGACCGCCGCCAACGCCAGCCCAGCCAACACGCACAACTAA
- a CDS encoding efflux RND transporter periplasmic adaptor subunit codes for MATAENTQAQDNTPDTGNPRKRKVMLVVLAVVVILAGAGVWAYHEFVGRWNESTDDAYVNGNVVEITPLVTGTVVSIGADDGDLVHEGQVLVNFDPNDAEVGLQSAQAKLARTVRQVRGLYSNVDGMKAQVNAQQAAVQKAQDNFNRRKNLAAGGAISQEELSHARDDLTSAQNALANAQQQLKTTSALVDDTVVSSHPDVMSAAADLRQAYLTNARSTLIAPVTGYVAKRTVQLGQRVQPGTALMAVIPLDQLWIDANFKETQLRDMRIGQPVDIESDIYGSDVKFSGTVDSLGAGTGSAFALLPAQNATGNWIKIVQRVPVRIHINAEELAKHPLRVGLSTNVEVNLHDQSGPVLAQQPPQQASFSTSVYDRQLGEADAMIAQLIHDNSAAVSKTAQR; via the coding sequence ATGGCCACTGCCGAAAACACTCAAGCTCAAGACAACACGCCAGACACCGGCAACCCCCGCAAACGCAAAGTGATGCTGGTGGTGCTGGCTGTCGTGGTCATCCTCGCCGGTGCCGGTGTCTGGGCGTATCACGAATTCGTCGGGCGCTGGAACGAAAGCACCGATGACGCCTACGTCAACGGCAACGTCGTTGAAATCACCCCGCTGGTGACCGGCACCGTGGTCAGCATTGGTGCTGACGATGGCGATCTGGTTCACGAAGGTCAGGTGCTGGTCAACTTCGACCCGAACGACGCCGAAGTCGGTCTGCAAAGTGCCCAGGCCAAACTGGCGCGTACCGTGCGTCAGGTTCGCGGTCTGTACAGCAACGTTGACGGCATGAAAGCCCAGGTCAACGCGCAACAGGCTGCGGTGCAGAAAGCCCAGGACAACTTCAATCGCCGGAAAAACCTCGCCGCCGGCGGCGCGATTTCCCAGGAAGAACTGTCCCACGCTCGCGACGACCTGACCTCGGCGCAAAATGCCCTGGCCAACGCCCAGCAACAACTGAAAACCACCAGCGCGCTGGTCGATGACACCGTAGTCTCGTCGCACCCGGACGTGATGTCGGCCGCTGCCGATCTGCGCCAGGCCTACCTGACCAACGCTCGTAGCACCCTGATTGCCCCGGTCACCGGTTACGTTGCCAAGCGCACCGTGCAACTCGGCCAGCGTGTGCAGCCGGGTACCGCGCTGATGGCGGTGATTCCGCTGGATCAACTGTGGATCGATGCCAACTTCAAGGAAACCCAGCTGCGTGACATGCGTATCGGCCAACCGGTGGACATCGAATCCGACATCTACGGCAGCGACGTGAAATTCAGCGGCACCGTCGACAGCCTCGGTGCCGGCACCGGCAGCGCGTTTGCCCTGTTGCCGGCGCAGAACGCCACCGGTAACTGGATCAAGATCGTGCAGCGCGTACCGGTGCGGATTCACATCAACGCTGAAGAGCTGGCCAAGCATCCGCTGCGCGTCGGTCTGTCGACCAATGTCGAGGTCAATCTGCACGACCAGAGCGGCCCCGTCCTGGCCCAACAGCCGCCGCAACAGGCCTCGTTCAGCACCAGCGTCTACGACCGCCAACTCGGCGAAGCCGACGCGATGATCGCCCAGTTGATTCACGACAACAGCGCTGCGGTCAGCAAGACCGCGCAACGCTGA